Proteins from a genomic interval of Bradyrhizobium sp. CCBAU 53340:
- a CDS encoding HNH endonuclease, with protein MNAHVSQGSWPVLVLNADFRPLSYYPLSLWSWQDAIKAVFLDRVNIVAHYDQAVHSPTLQMQLPSVVSLKSFVKPTTHPAFTRFNVFLRDRFACQYCGSPEDLTFDHIIPRSKGGQTTWENVVAACSPCNLRKGNLTPAQAKMFPRQTAFAPTVHQLHRNGRLFPPNYLHDSWLDYLYWDTELDP; from the coding sequence TTGAACGCACATGTCTCGCAAGGCAGTTGGCCGGTGCTGGTCCTCAACGCGGACTTCCGGCCACTGAGTTACTACCCACTGTCTCTGTGGTCGTGGCAGGACGCGATCAAGGCGGTGTTCCTCGACCGCGTCAATATCGTAGCGCATTACGATCAGGCGGTTCACAGCCCCACGCTGCAAATGCAGCTCCCGAGCGTGGTCTCGCTCAAATCCTTCGTCAAGCCGACCACCCATCCCGCCTTCACCCGGTTCAACGTCTTCCTGCGCGATCGCTTCGCCTGCCAATATTGCGGCTCGCCCGAAGACCTCACCTTCGATCACATCATCCCGCGCAGCAAGGGTGGCCAGACCACCTGGGAGAACGTGGTCGCGGCGTGCTCGCCCTGTAACCTGCGCAAGGGCAATCTCACGCCCGCGCAAGCCAAGATGTTTCCGCGCCAGACGGCCTTCGCGCCGACCGTGCACCAGCTCCACCGCAACGGCCGCCTGTTTCCGCCGAACTATCTGCACGACAGCTGGCTGGACTATCTCTACTGGGATACGGAGCTGGATCCGTAA
- the gluQRS gene encoding tRNA glutamyl-Q(34) synthetase GluQRS yields the protein MAPPVFRFAPSPNGHLHLGHAYSALLNFDRAQETGGRLLLRIEDIDATRCRPEYESAIYEDLAWLGIAWERPVRRQSEHLDDYRAALEKLSALGLVYPAFESRAEISRLVARREAAGPWPRDPDGAPLYPGDAKSLAASVRSRLIDTGAPYALRLDMAEACRQIPGLTWNELGEGPDDERGVVAARPEAWGDVILARKETPTSYHLSVVVDDALQGVSEVVRGQDLFHATSVHRLLQALLGVTRPVYRHHALIRGGDGRKLSKSDRSTGLRELRDNGATAASVRRLVGLD from the coding sequence ATGGCGCCACCCGTTTTCCGATTTGCCCCCAGCCCGAATGGCCACCTGCATCTCGGCCACGCCTATTCCGCGCTGCTCAATTTCGACCGCGCGCAGGAAACCGGTGGGCGACTGTTGCTGCGCATCGAGGACATCGACGCGACGCGCTGCCGGCCGGAATATGAGTCCGCGATCTACGAAGACCTCGCCTGGCTCGGAATTGCCTGGGAGAGGCCGGTACGGCGGCAATCCGAGCATCTCGATGACTATCGCGCTGCGCTGGAGAAGCTCTCCGCGCTCGGGCTGGTCTATCCCGCTTTTGAGAGCCGCGCCGAGATATCGAGGCTGGTGGCTAGGCGCGAAGCCGCTGGGCCGTGGCCGCGCGATCCAGACGGTGCGCCGCTCTATCCTGGCGATGCGAAATCGCTGGCCGCCAGCGTGCGGTCGCGTCTGATCGATACCGGCGCGCCTTACGCGCTGCGCCTCGACATGGCGGAAGCCTGCCGGCAAATCCCCGGTCTGACCTGGAATGAGCTGGGCGAGGGCCCCGATGACGAGCGCGGCGTGGTCGCCGCGCGGCCCGAGGCCTGGGGCGACGTGATCCTGGCCCGCAAGGAGACCCCGACCAGCTACCATCTGTCCGTGGTGGTCGATGACGCGCTCCAGGGCGTGAGCGAGGTTGTGCGCGGTCAGGACCTGTTTCACGCCACCTCGGTCCACCGCCTGCTCCAGGCCCTGCTCGGCGTGACCAGGCCCGTTTACCGACACCACGCCCTGATTCGCGGTGGCGACGGCCGGAAGCTGTCAAAATCGGACCGCTCGACCGGCCTGCGGGAGTTGCGCGACAATGGGGCTACAGCCGCCAGCGTCCGCCGGTTGGTGGGATTAGATTAA
- a CDS encoding glycosyltransferase family 87 protein, translated as MLTATLEQVQASPRKRTIYVCVILTLLAAILGFKTFRFFEGGLWYGGQTADFAAFHIVAQRIWLGDVDLTYQFASFTKMQMAAAGGTTGVMPWTYPPQFDLLLAPLAFLPGWAAYLLFTTLTLAAYLMTLRAIAGSNFAPALVVFFPAIAITIGVGQNGLLTGALIGLVCINAERRPVLSGIALGVMVIKPHLAVAAGIYMLLTRNWRAVLTGAIVVVASSLACTLAFGPQIWLAWLGSIREAAGYLEDGRYQLFRMISSYAALYNAGLPPAGAFWGQMAMAALALVTVALAIARGPSSRFALGVVAVASVMISPYAYDYDLPIVGIGLALLLPELAGLASPRERGAIYALLLLANVYGLLQSARLSAENAHASGLERYMTPAIGGFALMAVLALLLWVLLREARPAAVRLHSEPA; from the coding sequence ATGCTCACCGCTACATTGGAGCAGGTCCAGGCCTCGCCGCGGAAGCGGACGATCTATGTCTGCGTCATCCTTACGCTGCTGGCCGCGATCCTGGGCTTCAAGACATTCCGTTTCTTCGAAGGCGGGCTCTGGTACGGCGGCCAGACCGCCGACTTCGCCGCCTTCCACATCGTGGCGCAGCGGATCTGGCTCGGTGATGTCGATCTGACCTACCAATTCGCCTCGTTCACGAAAATGCAGATGGCCGCGGCCGGAGGCACGACCGGCGTCATGCCCTGGACCTACCCGCCTCAATTCGATCTGCTGCTTGCACCTCTTGCATTCCTGCCGGGCTGGGCCGCCTATTTGCTTTTCACGACGCTCACGCTGGCGGCCTATCTGATGACGCTGCGCGCCATCGCGGGAAGCAACTTCGCACCCGCGCTCGTCGTCTTCTTTCCGGCCATCGCAATCACGATCGGTGTCGGCCAGAATGGCCTCCTGACCGGCGCGCTGATCGGGCTGGTCTGCATCAACGCGGAACGACGGCCGGTGCTGTCAGGCATCGCGCTCGGCGTCATGGTCATCAAGCCGCATCTGGCCGTTGCAGCCGGCATCTACATGCTGTTGACGCGCAACTGGCGGGCGGTGCTGACCGGCGCCATCGTGGTGGTCGCAAGCTCGCTCGCCTGCACGCTCGCCTTCGGTCCGCAAATCTGGCTCGCGTGGCTCGGCAGCATCCGCGAAGCTGCCGGTTATCTGGAGGACGGCCGCTATCAGCTGTTCCGGATGATCTCGTCCTATGCGGCCTTGTATAATGCCGGCCTTCCCCCGGCCGGAGCGTTCTGGGGGCAGATGGCGATGGCAGCCTTGGCACTTGTCACCGTCGCACTCGCGATTGCGCGTGGACCGTCGTCCCGCTTCGCGCTCGGCGTCGTCGCGGTCGCTTCCGTGATGATCAGCCCCTACGCCTACGACTATGATCTGCCGATCGTGGGAATCGGCCTTGCCCTGCTTCTTCCCGAGCTTGCCGGCCTGGCGAGCCCACGCGAACGCGGCGCGATCTACGCCCTCCTCCTGCTGGCCAACGTCTACGGGCTGCTGCAATCGGCACGACTGTCCGCCGAGAACGCCCATGCGAGCGGGCTCGAGCGATACATGACGCCAGCCATCGGAGGCTTTGCCCTCATGGCGGTGCTCGCGCTGCTGCTGTGGGTCCTGCTGCGGGAAGCAAGGCCCGCCGCGGTCCGCCTGCACAGCGAGCCCGCCTAG
- a CDS encoding NAD(P)/FAD-dependent oxidoreductase: protein MLDRTKDMAASAQAWLDEFERVLSEPDRAALERLFVADCFWRDVLALSWNLQTLAGRDVVAPALAALAPKAAPTNFKIAPNRAAPRWVTRAGINTIEAIFGFETARGRGSGIVRLVPDPADGDRLKAWTLLTALEELKGFEEQLGTSRPRGQAYSRDFRGPNWLDLRCASRDYADRDPIVLVVGGGQAGLAITARLKQLQIDTLIVDRGKRIGDVWRKRYHALTLHNQVQVNHMPYMPFPPSWPTYIPKDKLANWFEAYVDAMELNFWTGTEFEGGVYDDAGGRWTVTLRRADGSQRTMHPRHVIMATGVSGIANVPDIPTLDRFKGTLLHSSRYEDGEVWTGKRAVVIGTGNSGHDIAQDLYSSGAEVTLIQRSPTLVTNIEPSAQLAYAIYNEGTLEDNDLIAASMPTPLAKKTHVMLTEQSKGLDRELLDGLRRVGFKLDFGEAGTGWQFKYLTRGGGYYFNVGCSNLIVEGAIKLKQFEDIESFTPDGARMRDGTTIAADLIVLATGYKPQEYLVRKLFGEAIAARVGPIWGFGDGFELRNMYVRTKQPGLWFIAGSLAQCRINSKFLALQIKAIEEGILSREVGTA, encoded by the coding sequence ATGCTGGATCGCACGAAGGATATGGCGGCGTCCGCGCAAGCCTGGCTCGATGAATTCGAGCGCGTGCTGAGCGAGCCCGATCGCGCTGCGCTGGAGCGTCTCTTCGTCGCCGACTGCTTTTGGCGCGACGTGCTGGCGCTGAGCTGGAACCTGCAGACGCTTGCGGGCCGCGATGTCGTTGCACCGGCGCTGGCAGCGCTTGCGCCGAAGGCGGCACCGACAAATTTCAAGATCGCGCCAAACCGCGCAGCGCCGCGCTGGGTGACGCGCGCCGGCATCAACACGATCGAAGCCATCTTCGGTTTCGAGACCGCGCGCGGGCGCGGCAGCGGCATCGTGCGTCTCGTGCCAGACCCGGCCGACGGCGACCGGCTAAAGGCGTGGACGCTGCTCACCGCGCTCGAAGAGCTCAAAGGCTTCGAGGAACAGCTCGGCACCTCACGGCCGCGGGGACAGGCCTATTCGCGCGACTTCCGGGGACCGAACTGGCTCGATTTGCGCTGTGCCTCGCGCGACTATGCCGATCGCGATCCCATCGTGCTGGTGGTCGGCGGCGGCCAGGCCGGGCTCGCGATCACGGCCCGCCTGAAGCAGTTGCAGATCGACACGCTGATCGTCGATCGGGGGAAACGGATCGGCGACGTCTGGAGGAAGCGCTATCACGCGCTGACCCTGCACAACCAGGTGCAGGTCAATCACATGCCCTACATGCCGTTCCCGCCGAGCTGGCCGACCTACATCCCCAAGGACAAGCTCGCCAACTGGTTCGAAGCTTACGTCGACGCGATGGAGCTCAATTTCTGGACCGGCACCGAGTTCGAGGGCGGGGTCTATGACGACGCCGGCGGCCGCTGGACGGTAACGCTACGCCGCGCCGACGGCAGCCAGCGCACCATGCATCCCCGCCATGTGATCATGGCCACCGGTGTCAGCGGCATCGCCAACGTCCCTGATATTCCGACGCTCGACCGTTTCAAGGGCACGCTGCTGCATTCCAGCCGCTACGAGGACGGCGAAGTCTGGACCGGCAAGCGCGCCGTCGTCATCGGCACCGGCAACAGCGGCCACGATATCGCGCAGGATCTTTATTCCAGCGGCGCCGAGGTGACGCTGATACAGCGGTCGCCCACACTCGTCACCAATATCGAACCGTCGGCGCAGCTCGCTTATGCGATCTATAACGAGGGCACGCTCGAGGATAACGATCTGATCGCGGCCTCGATGCCGACGCCGCTGGCGAAGAAGACCCATGTGATGCTGACCGAGCAGTCGAAGGGGCTCGACAGGGAGTTGCTCGACGGCCTTCGCCGCGTCGGCTTCAAGCTCGACTTCGGCGAGGCCGGCACCGGCTGGCAGTTCAAATACCTCACCCGCGGCGGCGGCTATTATTTCAACGTCGGCTGCTCCAACCTGATCGTCGAGGGCGCTATCAAGCTAAAGCAGTTCGAGGACATCGAGAGTTTTACGCCCGACGGCGCGCGGATGAGGGACGGCACGACGATTGCAGCCGATCTCATCGTGCTTGCCACCGGCTACAAGCCGCAGGAATACCTTGTGCGAAAGCTGTTCGGCGAGGCCATCGCCGCCCGCGTCGGCCCGATCTGGGGCTTCGGCGACGGCTTCGAGCTGCGCAACATGTACGTTCGGACGAAGCAGCCCGGCCTGTGGTTCATCGCAGGCAGCCTGGCGCAATGCCGGATTAACTCGAAATTCCTCGCGCTGCAGATCAAGGCGATCGAGGAAGGGATTTTGTCACGTGAGGTGGGCACCGCTTAG
- a CDS encoding YihY/virulence factor BrkB family protein has protein sequence MKAIRTIYVIVEDAFYTFLADDGWAIASHIALSTLMALFPFLIVLTSLAGFFGSKELADQAAGLMLQVWPKQVADSLSGEIHDVLTTTRTGVLTIGAVLSVYFASNGVEALRVALNRAYAVVEMRRWYWLRLESIGYTLVAAVTALAMAFLIVLGPLFIEAARAHIPLFVESNESILTWLRYGITIAALVVALFILHAWLPAGRRGFLQILPGIVFTMVASLISGIVFGQYLARFANNYVTMYAGLASVIIALVFLYFIAAIFVYGGELNAAIIKSRLPHGVSLQAAQSLKPAGTQA, from the coding sequence GTGAAGGCCATCCGCACCATCTACGTCATCGTGGAAGACGCCTTCTACACGTTCCTGGCCGACGACGGCTGGGCGATCGCGAGCCACATCGCGCTGTCGACGCTGATGGCGCTATTTCCGTTCCTGATCGTGCTGACCTCGCTCGCCGGCTTCTTCGGCTCCAAGGAGCTCGCCGACCAGGCGGCCGGGCTGATGCTCCAGGTCTGGCCGAAGCAAGTGGCCGATTCCCTCTCCGGCGAGATCCACGACGTGCTGACCACCACCCGCACCGGCGTGCTGACGATCGGCGCGGTGCTGTCGGTCTATTTCGCCTCGAACGGCGTCGAGGCGCTCAGGGTGGCGCTCAACCGCGCCTATGCGGTGGTGGAGATGCGGCGCTGGTACTGGCTGCGGCTGGAATCGATCGGCTACACGCTGGTGGCGGCCGTCACCGCACTTGCCATGGCATTCCTGATCGTGCTCGGCCCGCTCTTCATCGAGGCCGCGCGCGCCCACATTCCGCTGTTCGTCGAATCCAACGAGAGCATCCTTACCTGGCTGCGCTACGGCATCACCATCGCCGCGCTGGTGGTGGCGCTGTTCATCCTGCATGCCTGGCTGCCGGCGGGACGTCGGGGCTTCCTCCAGATCCTGCCCGGCATCGTCTTCACCATGGTGGCCTCGCTGATCTCGGGCATCGTGTTCGGACAATATCTGGCGCGCTTCGCCAACAATTACGTCACGATGTATGCGGGGCTCGCCTCGGTGATCATCGCGCTGGTGTTTCTGTATTTCATCGCCGCGATCTTCGTCTACGGCGGCGAGCTCAACGCCGCGATCATCAAGTCGCGACTTCCTCACGGCGTGTCGCTTCAAGCAGCGCAGTCGCTAAAGCCCGCGGGGACACAGGCTTGA
- a CDS encoding DNA-3-methyladenine glycosylase, which translates to MTIHLETQSDLEEAVHALVKRDPRLRPVLEIAGMPALRRREPGFAGLAHIVCGQQLSTASAAAIWGRLSAAFDPFDHEAVRRARTDRLGRLGLSAAKIKTLKHLAREIIADRLSLDVLAEEDADAAHHTLVSLPGIGPWTADVYLLFCLGHGDAWPAGDLAVQEGMRVGLGLKARPTEKQMAPLAEPWRPLRGAAAHLWWSYYRAVKNREGVIAGEANAVSNNVAVAKRTAVKEKMPARRKPGPSP; encoded by the coding sequence ATGACAATCCATCTCGAAACCCAGTCCGATCTCGAAGAGGCCGTCCATGCGCTGGTCAAGCGCGATCCGCGCCTCAGGCCCGTGCTCGAGATCGCGGGCATGCCGGCCTTGCGGCGACGCGAGCCGGGCTTTGCGGGGCTTGCGCATATCGTTTGCGGGCAGCAGCTTTCGACCGCGAGCGCCGCGGCGATCTGGGGCCGGCTATCGGCCGCTTTCGATCCATTCGACCATGAGGCGGTGCGCCGCGCTCGCACCGATCGGCTGGGGCGGCTCGGCCTGTCAGCGGCCAAGATCAAGACGCTAAAGCATCTGGCGCGCGAAATCATCGCGGACCGGCTGAGCCTCGACGTGCTCGCCGAAGAAGATGCCGATGCCGCGCATCACACGCTGGTCTCGCTGCCCGGCATCGGGCCGTGGACCGCCGACGTCTATCTGCTGTTCTGCCTCGGCCATGGCGATGCCTGGCCCGCCGGCGACCTCGCGGTGCAGGAGGGCATGCGTGTCGGGCTCGGCCTGAAGGCGCGGCCGACGGAAAAGCAGATGGCGCCGCTCGCCGAGCCCTGGCGTCCGTTGCGCGGTGCCGCCGCGCATCTGTGGTGGAGCTATTATCGCGCCGTGAAGAACCGCGAGGGCGTCATCGCCGGCGAAGCGAACGCCGTTTCAAACAATGTTGCTGTTGCAAAGCGCACAGCCGTCAAGGAGAAGATGCCGGCACGAAGAAAGCCGGGACCTTCACCATGA
- a CDS encoding ATP-binding protein, producing MAAKTRVARTTRTSRRRPRKRSEAAARVRKRNVKAVAPDVIQAALAAFAHEVRTPLTGILAISDLLSTSDLGERERRWADTIKAGAEHLANLATLFVDAAKTGKGAEKGGGTLRQDLFDLRVLARSTGDSLAGRAAAKGLQAEVEISDKLPGLVVGDPVRLRAALENLIDNAVKFTEHGTVAFSAAAWRPAKGKASGKTRDKDKRRVGVAFSISDSGIGLTMSEIKRLFRPFTQANVTIASRFGGAGLGLSSVKQLARAMGGDITVAPRRGGGATFTLTVTFDAAGPAKARKTEGGEAEPLAALRVLSVEDNPFGRVVLNTILTELGHHAEFIGRGEDAVNRLAQGGFDAVLMDMVLPGIDGVEAIRRIRTMQAPLAQIPIIGVSGRGEDEAASREAGADAFLVKPVSPRALATALLEATRREEVAT from the coding sequence ATGGCGGCGAAAACGCGCGTAGCGCGCACCACGCGGACGTCCAGGCGACGACCCCGGAAGCGGTCCGAGGCGGCCGCAAGGGTGCGCAAGCGCAACGTCAAGGCGGTCGCGCCTGACGTGATCCAGGCGGCGCTCGCGGCCTTTGCTCACGAGGTCCGCACGCCCCTGACCGGCATTCTTGCGATCAGCGACCTGCTTTCGACCTCCGACCTGGGGGAGCGGGAACGGCGCTGGGCCGACACCATCAAGGCCGGTGCCGAGCATCTGGCGAACCTCGCCACCCTGTTCGTCGATGCCGCCAAGACTGGCAAGGGAGCTGAGAAGGGCGGCGGCACGCTGCGGCAGGATTTGTTCGATTTGCGGGTGCTCGCCCGCAGCACCGGCGATTCGCTCGCCGGCCGCGCCGCGGCCAAGGGTCTCCAGGCCGAAGTCGAGATCTCCGACAAGCTGCCGGGCCTCGTGGTCGGCGATCCCGTTCGCCTCCGCGCCGCACTCGAGAACCTGATCGACAACGCGGTCAAGTTCACCGAGCATGGCACTGTGGCGTTCTCGGCCGCGGCCTGGCGTCCCGCCAAAGGCAAAGCAAGCGGCAAGACCAGGGACAAGGACAAGCGCCGGGTCGGTGTCGCCTTCTCGATTTCCGACAGCGGCATCGGCCTGACCATGTCCGAGATCAAGCGGCTGTTCCGTCCATTCACGCAGGCCAATGTCACCATCGCCTCGCGCTTCGGCGGCGCCGGGCTCGGTCTGTCCTCGGTGAAGCAACTGGCGCGCGCGATGGGCGGCGACATCACGGTCGCGCCGCGCCGCGGCGGCGGCGCCACCTTCACCCTGACGGTCACATTCGATGCGGCCGGGCCGGCCAAGGCGCGCAAGACTGAGGGCGGCGAGGCGGAGCCGCTGGCGGCGCTCCGCGTGCTCAGCGTTGAGGACAATCCATTCGGCCGCGTCGTGCTCAACACGATCCTGACTGAGCTCGGCCATCATGCCGAGTTCATCGGGCGCGGCGAGGATGCGGTGAACAGGCTCGCGCAAGGCGGCTTCGACGCAGTGCTGATGGACATGGTGCTGCCCGGCATCGACGGCGTCGAGGCGATCAGGCGGATCCGCACGATGCAGGCGCCGCTGGCTCAGATCCCGATCATCGGTGTGTCCGGACGCGGCGAGGACGAGGCAGCCTCGCGCGAGGCCGGCGCCGATGCCTTTCTGGTCAAGCCTGTGTCCCCGCGGGCTTTAGCGACTGCGCTGCTTGAAGCGACACGCCGTGAGGAAGTCGCGACTTGA
- a CDS encoding dodecin has translation MPAAEKDHVYKILELVGSSEASIEDAIKNAISRASKTIREMKWFEVVQTRGHIENGAVRHYQVTLRVGFTLEG, from the coding sequence ATGCCCGCAGCCGAGAAGGATCACGTCTACAAGATCCTGGAACTGGTCGGATCGTCCGAGGCGTCGATCGAGGACGCGATCAAGAACGCGATCAGCCGTGCCTCCAAGACCATTCGTGAGATGAAATGGTTCGAGGTGGTGCAGACGCGCGGCCACATCGAGAACGGCGCCGTGCGCCACTATCAGGTGACGCTGCGCGTCGGGTTTACGCTCGAAGGGTGA
- a CDS encoding DUF2855 family protein gives MTSIDFVVARNDLEQCKLIETILPDAAGLPADALLVKVERFAFTANNITYAVMGDELKYWQIFPAPQGFGNIPVWGFGEVIASKHPDIAVGERLFGYFPMATHLVIEAADVSKRALRDGAKHRKPVAPVYNLYSRVTGDPAFAGHQGDLQALLRPLFMLSFLVDDFLAENDDFGARSVLLSSASSKTAFGLAHLLHSRGRKVIGLTSAGNAGFVGSLPCYDEVVTYDRVGSLPTDKPVALVDMAGSSALRAALHHHFGEQMKCSVRVGLTHRATDADEGALPGAKPRWFFAPDHIRKRAKEWGPGGIEQRFAAAWSSFAPLLEKCLEVVESRGPEAVQRIYLDTLQGRIPPEQGHMLSLLG, from the coding sequence ATGACATCGATCGACTTCGTCGTCGCACGCAACGATCTCGAGCAATGCAAGTTGATCGAGACCATCCTGCCGGATGCCGCCGGGCTGCCCGCGGATGCGCTGCTGGTGAAGGTCGAGCGCTTTGCGTTCACAGCCAACAACATCACCTATGCCGTGATGGGTGACGAGCTGAAATATTGGCAGATCTTTCCGGCGCCGCAGGGCTTTGGCAACATTCCGGTCTGGGGTTTCGGCGAGGTGATCGCCTCGAAACATCCTGATATCGCCGTGGGCGAACGGCTGTTCGGCTATTTTCCGATGGCGACGCATCTCGTCATCGAAGCCGCTGATGTCAGCAAGCGCGCACTTCGCGACGGCGCCAAGCATCGCAAGCCGGTCGCGCCGGTCTACAATCTTTATTCCCGCGTCACCGGCGATCCCGCCTTTGCCGGACATCAGGGCGACCTTCAGGCGCTGCTGCGGCCGCTGTTCATGCTGTCGTTCCTGGTCGACGATTTTCTGGCCGAGAATGACGATTTCGGCGCGCGTAGCGTGCTGCTGTCGAGTGCGTCGAGCAAGACAGCCTTCGGACTTGCCCATCTCCTGCACAGCCGCGGCCGCAAGGTGATCGGGCTGACCTCGGCGGGCAATGCCGGCTTCGTCGGCTCGTTGCCCTGCTACGACGAGGTCGTCACCTATGACCGCGTCGGTTCGCTTCCGACGGACAAGCCGGTCGCCCTCGTCGACATGGCCGGCAGCAGCGCGTTGCGGGCCGCGCTGCATCACCATTTCGGCGAGCAGATGAAGTGCTCGGTGCGCGTCGGCTTGACCCATCGCGCCACCGATGCCGACGAAGGCGCCTTGCCCGGCGCCAAGCCGCGCTGGTTCTTCGCGCCCGACCACATTCGCAAGCGCGCGAAGGAGTGGGGACCCGGCGGCATCGAGCAGCGTTTTGCCGCAGCATGGTCCAGCTTCGCACCGCTGCTGGAGAAATGCCTGGAGGTCGTCGAGAGCCGCGGGCCGGAGGCCGTGCAGCGCATTTATCTCGACACGCTGCAAGGGCGCATTCCGCCTGAGCAGGGCCATATGCTTTCCCTGCTCGGGTAA
- a CDS encoding peptidyl-alpha-hydroxyglycine alpha-amidating lyase family protein, producing MSAILGTGEHRYRVVENFAKLPDGWQLTDVASVAVDSKDQVYVFNRGEHPMVVLDREGNFLRSWGEGLFSRAHGLHIDADDNLYCTDDGDHTVRKCSTDGKVLLTIGIPKKPAPFMSGEPFHRCTHTALSPKGDIYVSDGYGNARVHKYTPDGRLIKSWGEPGTDPGQFNIVHNIATDADGWVYVADRENHRVQVFDGEGKYETQWNNLHRPCALCCCGGARSPTFVIGELGPGMAVNRKVPNLGPRLSIVDAAGKRIARLGGEEGPGVASRKFLAPHGIALDSKGDIYVGEVGVTDWKTSFPDDEMPAVVRATRCLQKLERVRE from the coding sequence ATGTCCGCCATCCTCGGCACCGGCGAGCATCGCTACCGCGTCGTCGAAAATTTCGCGAAACTTCCCGACGGCTGGCAGCTGACCGACGTCGCCTCGGTCGCGGTCGACAGCAAGGACCAGGTCTATGTCTTCAACCGCGGCGAACATCCGATGGTGGTGCTGGACCGCGAGGGAAATTTCCTCCGGAGTTGGGGCGAAGGCCTGTTCTCCCGGGCGCACGGCCTGCATATCGACGCCGATGACAATCTCTACTGCACCGACGACGGCGACCACACCGTGCGCAAATGCAGCACCGACGGCAAGGTGCTGCTGACGATCGGCATCCCCAAGAAGCCCGCGCCATTCATGAGCGGCGAGCCGTTCCATCGCTGCACCCACACCGCGCTATCGCCGAAGGGCGATATCTACGTCTCCGACGGCTATGGCAATGCGCGCGTGCACAAATACACGCCGGACGGCAGGTTGATCAAAAGCTGGGGCGAGCCCGGGACCGATCCCGGCCAGTTCAACATCGTGCACAATATCGCCACCGACGCCGATGGCTGGGTCTATGTCGCCGACCGCGAGAACCATCGCGTGCAGGTGTTCGACGGCGAGGGCAAATACGAGACACAGTGGAACAATCTGCACCGCCCCTGTGCGCTGTGCTGCTGTGGCGGAGCCAGGAGCCCGACCTTCGTGATCGGCGAGCTCGGACCCGGCATGGCGGTCAACCGCAAGGTCCCCAATCTCGGCCCCCGCCTGTCGATCGTGGACGCTGCGGGAAAACGCATCGCGCGACTCGGCGGCGAGGAAGGTCCGGGTGTCGCCAGCAGAAAATTTCTGGCGCCCCACGGCATTGCGCTGGATTCGAAGGGCGACATCTATGTCGGCGAAGTCGGCGTCACCGACTGGAAGACCAGCTTTCCCGACGACGAGATGCCGGCCGTCGTGCGCGCGACGCGGTGCCTTCAGAAGCTTGAGCGGGTACGGGAGTAG